A section of the Scomber scombrus chromosome 24, fScoSco1.1, whole genome shotgun sequence genome encodes:
- the LOC133976491 gene encoding trace amine-associated receptor 13c-like, with amino-acid sequence MDGSGGPPLCFPDFNSSCRRLPLPHSESAVLYTLLAFVSLLTVTLNLLVIISISHFQQLHTPTNILLLSLAVSDLVVGLLVMPIEGLRYIEKCWLLGSLMCALTPYVAYCMLSASLGHMVLISIDRYLAICDPLLYSTKVTLNRVKISICLCWACSLLYNGLILMGHIGQPDRFNSCHGECVVVISHISGTVDIFVTFVGPCTVMAVLYMRVFIVAVTQMRVIYSQTAATKMRAALTAKRSERKAARTLGILIVVFLMCSCPYYYPALAGQDTSTSSSYFSVLSWLMLMNSSVNPLIYALFYTWFRKAIKLIITLRILQSRSQELNIL; translated from the coding sequence ATGGATGGCAGTGGTGGCCCCCCACTCTGCTTCCCTGACTTCAACTCCTCCTGCAGGCGTCTGCCGCTCCCTCATTCTGAGTCTGCAGTCCTTTACACCCTGCTGGCCTTCGTCTCTCTGCTCACTGTCACGCTCAACCTGCTCgtcatcatctccatctctcactTCCAGCAGCTCCACACTCCGACCAACATCCTGCTCCTGTCTCTAGCTGTGTCCGACCTGGTGGTGGGGCTGCTGGTGATGCCTATTGAAGGCCTGCGCTACATAGAGAAGTGCTGGCTGCTGGGGAGTCTGATGTGTGCTCTGACTCCTTATGTTGCTTATTGTATGCTCTCTGCCTCTTTGGGCCACATGGTGCTCATATCCATAGACCGATATCTAGCTATCTGTGACCCACTGCTCTATTCCACTAAAGTCACCCTGAACAGAGTTAAAATTTCAATCTGTCTGTGTTGGGCTTGTTCTCTTCTCTACAATGGACTGATACTAATGGGACACATAGGGCAGCCAGACAGATTCAACTCCTGCCATGGAGAGTGTGTGGTGGTCATCAGCCACATCTCAGGAACTGTTGACATCTTTGTTACCTTTGTCGGGCCCTGTACTGTCATGGCTGTGCTGTATATGAGGGTGTTTATAGTTGCTGTTACTCAAATGCGTGTCATTTACTCACAGACTGCTGCCACCAAGATGAGAGCAGCTCTGACTGCTAAAAGATCAGAGAGGAAAGCAGCCAGGACTCTTGGTATTTTGATAGTTGTGTTTCTGATGTGTTCCTGCCCGTATTACTACCCTGCTCTGGCAGGTCAAGACACCTCCACTAGCTCGTCATACTTCAGTGTGTTGTCATGGCTGATGTTGATGAACTCCAGTGTGAACCCCCTGATCTACGCTCTGTTCTATACCTGGTTTAGAAAAGCTATCAAACTCATCATAACACTCAGAATACTGCAGTCTCGCTCCCAGGAGCTCAACATCCTGTAG
- the LOC133976329 gene encoding stomatin-like protein 2, mitochondrial — MLGALYRGGGVVLKNSFRTVPRLWGTPGQQRWASSLPMNTVVLFVPQQEAWVIERMGRFHRILEPGLNLLIPVLDRVRYVQSLKEIVIDVPEQSAVSLDNVTLQIDGVLYLRILDPFKASYGVEDPEYAVTQLAQTTMRSELGKLTLDKVFRERESLNSNMVHSINQASDDWGIRCLRYEIKDIQVPPRVKESMQMQVEAERKKRATVLESEGTRESAINIAEGYKQAQILASEGEKAEQINKAAGEAQAILAKAEAKAKAICMLSEALTEQNGSAAASLSVAEQYVSAFSKLAKESNTILLPSNSGDISGMVTQAMTIYNTLAKPVPQVEYIKTKIEEPGEEPPVQSTSAQ; from the exons ATGTTAGGGGCATTGTATCGGGGTGGCGGCGTCGTTTTAAAG AACTCCTTCAGGACTGTGCCAAGGCTGTGGGGGACTCCCGGCCAGCAACGATGGGCCTCCAGCTTACCCATGAACACTGTGGTCCTGTTTGTGCCGCAGCAGGAAGCCTGGGTGATTGAGAGGATGGGTCGCTTTCACCGGATCTTAGAGCCG GGATTGAACCTCCTCATTCCCGTACTTGACCGAGTTCGTTATGTGCAGAGCCTTAAAGAGATTGTAATCGACGTTCCTGAACAGTCAGCTGTATCGCTAG ATAATGTAACGCTCCAAATTGATGGAGTCCTTTATTTAAGAATACTGGATCCTTTTAAG GCTAGTTACGGTGTGGAGGATCCAGAATATGCTGTGACTCAGCTCGCACAAACCACAATGCGTTCAGAACTAGGCAAACTGACGCTGGATAAAGTATTCAGG gaaagggAGTCTCTTAATTCCAACATGGTCCACTCCATCAATCAGGCATCAGATGATTGGGGTATCCGCTGCCTGCGCTACGAAATCAAAGACATACAGGTTCCACCTCGGGTTAAAGAGTCGATGCAGATGCAG GTGGAGGCTGAGCGTAAGAAGAGAGCAACAGTGCTGGAGTCTGAGGGGACACGCGAATCGGCCATCAACATCGCCGAGGGTTACAAACAAGCGCAGATCCTCGCTTCGGAGGGCGAAAAAGCAGAGCAGATAAACAAAGCAGCTG GTGAGGCCCAAGCTATTTTGGCCAAAGCAGAGGCCAAAGCCAAAGCCATCTGTATGCTGTCAGAGGCCCTGACCGAACAG AACGGCAGTGCTGCTGCCTCTTTGAGTGTTGCCGAACAGTACGTCTCTGCTTTCTCCAAACTCGCCAAAGAGTCCAACACTATCCTCCTACCCTCCAACTCCGGTGACATCAGCGGGATGGTCACACAG GCCATGACCATTTACAACACATTGGCCAAACCAGTGCCACAAGTTGAGTATATAAAGACCAAGATAGAGGAACCAGGGGAAGAGCCTCCGGTCCAGTCAACATCAGCTCAATAG